A stretch of Kazachstania africana CBS 2517 chromosome 7, complete genome DNA encodes these proteins:
- the KAFR0G03860 gene encoding uncharacterized protein — MGIPVHDSMLEPTETYWMLSNCLSVFGFSGINKEESQRVVDDINMGRHFYGYFKTLYSKVMNEEDIAARNLVTTNLEKGSVSLGTKTLSLNFISRIKIDLHIEFDTCQTALREWFIFGSPPTAYMTVLDNKNIELMQEDPMTNSIFKILPQCHAAQHYFKWRRPEDASVSEIRTKVVKLINKMTKLLMASVWISTGFPVRFTELSILSVGGTSRNLYIDSDTRLFYFRVTYNKNKKFDNRIFMMDLPVTRNLFWFVYILRPFEIELLSKVLDVMDSSMLIGHFANAVRQEIEDEAEELLATDGDEFNEETNQLVETSEALIEELRAKQAAGLAIMCTFIFVDVERFKLVTLSIFNGILLKYPKKRSARENMKISDLRQCLAGLWKRIIRPSLEGDVVPVRTPALFGHSKQTHEVVYGVNPSRDFPTNGSFDNYYAYKKLAQEFQSLTQYTLVQTKRTFEALAVEPQERQCHEPEAGIYDLLKADGELFEDFEFKSSAQERFTSAVLNSNERFWPFNSHRLWKIFNIYSVPLHRICLSNIYSAKMPFKY, encoded by the coding sequence ATGGGCATCCCTGTCCACGACTCCATGTTAGAGCCTACAGAAACATACTGGATGCtatcaaattgtttatCAGTATTTGGTTTTTCAGGAATTAACAAAGAGGAATCACAGAGGGTTGTAGATGATATCAACATGGGAAGACACTTTTATGGATATTTCAAAACGTTATACTCGAAAGTCATGAACGAGGAGGACATAGCAGCCCGTAACCTTGTCACAACCAACCTGGAAAAGGGTTCTGTGAGTTTAGGTACCAAGACTCTGTCGctaaattttatttcacGGATTAAGATTGATCTTCACATAGAATTCGATACGTGCCAAACAGCTTTAAGAGAGTGGTTTATTTTTGGCAGCCCTCCAACTGCTTATATGACCGTTCTAGATAATAAAAACATTGAGCTTATGCAGGAAGATCCCATGACAAATAgtatattcaaaatattaccGCAATGCCATGCTGCCCAacattatttcaaatggaGGAGGCCGGAAGATGCCTCTGTATCTGAGATCAGAACAAAAGTCGTCAAACTTATCAATAAGATGACAAAACTCCTCATGGCTAGCGTATGGATCTCAACTGGATTTCCAGTGCGATTTACAGAGTTGAGTATACTATCTGTGGGCGGTACGTCCAGAAACCTGTATATCGACTCAGATACTCGTCTCTTCTACTTCAGAGTGACGTataacaaaaacaaaaagttCGATAACAGAATATTCATGATGGACCTACCAGTGACAAGGAACTTATTCTGGTTTGTGTACATTTTACGTCCGTTTGAGATCGAATTGCTGAGCAAGGTATTGGACGTGATGGACAGTAGCATGCTTATTGGCCATTTCGCAAATGCCGTTCGTCAAGAAATTGAGGATGAAGCTGAAGAGCTGTTAGCTACTGATGGTGACGAGTTCAATGAGGAGACCAACCAGTTGGTCGAAACGAGTGAAGCATTGATCGAGGAACTCAGGGCAAAACAGGCTGCTGGGTTGGCTATTATGTGCACGTTTATTTTTGTGGATGTTGAGAGGTTCAAGTTGGTGActctttctatttttaatggcattttgttgaagtacccaaagaaaagaagtgCAAGGgagaatatgaaaattaGCGACTTGAGACAATGCCTTGCTGGTTTGTGGAAGCGTATAATAAGGCCTTCTTTAGAAGGTGACGTCGTGCCGGTACGTACGCCAGCATTATTTGGACACAGCAAGCAAACCCACGAGGTTGTTTATGGTGTAAATCCAAGTAGAGACTTTCCAACAAACGGCAGTTTCGATAATTACTATGCTTACAAAAAACTGGCGCAAGAATTTCAATCATTAACACAGTACACCCTTGTACAGACAAAACGTACTTTTGAGGCTCTTGCTGTAGAACCACAGGAACGTCAGTGCCATGAGCCCGAGGCAGGAATATATGATCTGTTGAAAGCAGACGGTGAACTGTTTGAGGACTTTGAGTTTAAAAGCTCAGCTCAAGAGAGATTCACTAGTGCTGTTCTGAATTCTAATGAACGTTTCTGGCCCTTCAACAGTCACCGCCTTTGGAAAATCTTTAACATTTATTCTGTACCTTTACATAGAATATGcctttcaaatatttatagTGCGAAAATGCCCTTCAAATACTAA